One segment of Niabella beijingensis DNA contains the following:
- a CDS encoding acyl-CoA dehydrogenase family protein, with protein MDYTLSEEHQAIREMVRSFAEKSIKPQARELDEREKFSPELTRQMGELGLMGIYLPGKYGGAGMDYLAYIIAVEEIARVDGSQAATLAAHNSLGIGPIYNYGSEEQKLKYLPQLCTGTALWSFGLTEPGAGSDSRASKTTAKADGDHWVINGNKIFITNGSVSLNQGTTVQAVTNEANGKKEFTTIIVDRDTLGFSQQAMHGKMMWRASDTAQLFFDDCRVPKSHTLGPVGEGSKIMLRTLDAGRLSIAAMGLGCAQGAFEMALNYAQERKQFGSAVSSFQVNQFKLADMALKIELARTFLYKACWLKDTGQPFTKEAAMAKLYCSEIAKEVTDAAVQLHGGYGLMKEYNIERFYRDQRLLQIGEGTSEIQRIVIAKQLGL; from the coding sequence GAAAAAAGCATAAAGCCACAGGCACGGGAACTGGATGAACGGGAAAAATTTTCACCGGAACTCACCCGGCAGATGGGCGAACTGGGCCTGATGGGCATTTATCTCCCGGGGAAATACGGAGGTGCCGGTATGGACTACCTGGCCTATATCATCGCGGTAGAAGAAATAGCGCGGGTGGATGGATCACAGGCCGCTACCCTGGCCGCCCATAACTCCCTTGGTATCGGTCCTATTTATAATTACGGTTCGGAAGAACAGAAACTGAAATACCTGCCCCAGCTCTGCACCGGCACAGCCCTGTGGTCCTTCGGCCTGACCGAACCCGGTGCAGGAAGCGATTCCCGGGCATCAAAAACGACCGCAAAAGCCGATGGGGATCATTGGGTGATCAATGGTAATAAGATCTTTATCACCAATGGCTCTGTTTCCCTTAACCAGGGCACCACCGTACAGGCGGTAACCAATGAGGCAAACGGGAAAAAAGAATTTACCACGATCATTGTGGACCGGGATACCCTGGGCTTTTCGCAGCAGGCGATGCATGGCAAGATGATGTGGCGCGCCAGCGACACTGCACAATTATTTTTTGACGACTGCCGTGTACCGAAATCACATACGCTGGGGCCGGTAGGCGAAGGGTCAAAGATCATGCTGCGTACACTGGATGCCGGCCGGCTGAGTATCGCCGCCATGGGCCTGGGTTGTGCGCAGGGGGCTTTTGAAATGGCATTGAATTATGCACAGGAACGCAAACAATTCGGAAGTGCAGTTTCATCGTTCCAGGTCAACCAGTTCAAGCTGGCAGATATGGCCCTGAAAATAGAACTGGCACGCACTTTTTTATATAAGGCCTGCTGGCTGAAAGATACCGGTCAACCTTTTACAAAAGAAGCAGCGATGGCAAAGCTTTATTGCTCAGAAATTGCCAAAGAAGTGACCGATGCCGCTGTGCAGCTGCATGGCGGGTACGGACTAATGAAAGAATATAATATAGAACGCTTTTACCGGGATCAGCGGCTGCTGCAGATCGGGGAAGGCACTTCTGAGATACAACGGATCGTGATCGCAAAGCAGTTGGGGCTTTAA
- a CDS encoding hydroxymethylglutaryl-CoA lyase, producing the protein MSNSDRIHLTECPRDAQQGLPYTIPPEKRAAYINRLMQVGFDIIDFGSFVSPKAVPQMAESAKVLEGITKEGSATRLLAIIGNARGATEAAAQQKVDILGFPYSISDTFLERNIHSDSSRVLHALNEIADISQGAGKELRVYISMAFGNPYGDEWSEFIIQDAVYLLAGKGVQTITLSDTTGLGTPDMIYKLFQTLIPRFPGIELGLHLHTVPEAAYDKIDAAWKAGCRSFDGVLNGLGGCPLTGYELLGNVNTLTLLQYFRDNNIATGLDEARIRQTAAAYPDFIGLKS; encoded by the coding sequence ATGAGCAATTCAGACCGCATCCACCTTACGGAATGTCCCCGCGACGCGCAACAGGGACTTCCCTATACCATCCCCCCGGAGAAGCGGGCCGCTTATATTAACAGGCTGATGCAGGTTGGCTTTGATATCATTGACTTCGGGAGTTTTGTATCGCCAAAGGCGGTACCACAAATGGCAGAATCGGCAAAAGTGCTGGAGGGAATCACCAAAGAAGGTTCCGCTACCAGGCTGCTGGCCATTATCGGCAATGCACGGGGCGCCACCGAAGCAGCGGCACAACAAAAAGTAGATATTCTGGGATTTCCCTACTCAATCTCTGATACCTTCCTCGAAAGGAACATCCATTCAGATTCCTCCAGGGTACTACACGCACTGAATGAAATTGCGGATATCAGTCAGGGTGCGGGGAAGGAGCTCCGGGTATACATCAGCATGGCATTTGGAAATCCTTATGGAGATGAGTGGTCGGAATTTATTATACAGGATGCTGTTTATCTGCTGGCGGGCAAGGGTGTTCAAACCATTACTTTATCTGATACCACGGGTCTGGGCACACCGGATATGATTTACAAACTTTTTCAAACTTTAATACCACGGTTTCCCGGTATAGAGCTGGGATTGCACCTGCACACAGTTCCGGAAGCAGCATATGATAAGATCGATGCCGCCTGGAAAGCCGGCTGCCGCAGCTTTGACGGCGTCCTTAACGGGTTAGGCGGCTGTCCGCTTACAGGTTATGAATTGCTGGGCAATGTGAATACGCTGACCCTGCTGCAATACTTCCGTGACAACA